Proteins encoded together in one Candidatus Nitrosocaldus cavascurensis window:
- a CDS encoding cobyric acid synthase, translated as MKCIMIQGTASSAGKSIMVTALCRILADQGYRVMPFKAQNMSSNVYVTKDGLEMANAQALQAFAARVEPDVYMNPILLKPLGEYRSSVVILGREYKVMHARDYYRFAISKGLSIVLSSLQHLASYSDVVLIEGAGSPAEINIARYDIANMRLAEAINAPVLIVADIDRGGCFASMIGTLTLLKRRERDLVRGFIINKFRGDASILAGALSRFERISGKRILGVVPFIDDLALPEEDSLSSRRGHGSTSTLTLNKPQYDHLDAMVDRLSKVVKSSIAMDEVMRILDIRDD; from the coding sequence ATGAAGTGCATAATGATACAGGGTACAGCATCAAGTGCTGGCAAGAGCATTATGGTAACAGCACTGTGCAGGATACTTGCAGATCAAGGCTACAGGGTTATGCCATTCAAGGCACAGAATATGTCCTCTAACGTGTATGTAACCAAGGATGGGCTGGAGATGGCTAATGCTCAAGCACTACAGGCATTCGCTGCAAGGGTTGAGCCAGATGTGTATATGAACCCAATACTCCTTAAGCCTCTAGGCGAGTATAGGAGTAGTGTGGTAATCCTAGGTAGGGAGTACAAGGTTATGCATGCAAGGGACTACTACAGGTTTGCCATAAGTAAGGGTTTAAGTATAGTGCTATCATCCCTTCAACATCTTGCCTCTTATAGTGATGTGGTGCTCATAGAGGGTGCTGGGAGCCCTGCTGAGATCAATATAGCAAGGTATGATATAGCAAACATGAGGCTTGCAGAGGCTATAAATGCACCAGTGCTGATAGTTGCAGATATAGATAGAGGGGGATGCTTTGCAAGCATGATAGGCACACTTACACTTCTCAAGAGAAGGGAGAGGGACCTTGTTAGAGGGTTCATAATAAACAAGTTCAGGGGCGATGCATCAATACTTGCTGGGGCACTATCAAGGTTTGAGAGGATTAGTGGTAAGAGGATACTTGGAGTTGTTCCATTCATAGACGATCTTGCACTACCTGAAGAGGACTCTTTATCTAGCAGGAGGGGTCATGGAAGCACTTCTACACTAACACTCAACAAACCCCAGTACGATCATCTGGATGCCATGGTAGATAGATTGAGCAAGGTTGTTAAGAGCAGCATTGCAATGGATGAGGTGATGAGGATACTCGATATTAGAGATGATTAA
- a CDS encoding cobalamin biosynthesis protein, with amino-acid sequence MELLQVLQQVLMLIEHQIQQQQLIMYLIILVGALLLDLCVGEYPTRLHPTVWIGRVISLFKSRLKHGSKVREYVNGLIFAVALVVVVYLLAYNALSILEANSIAMMIIASILLLKSTFAIRAMEEHANVVINSLMRNDIAGARYSVSMIVGRDTSSLDEEHILSATIESIGESTVDGITAPLFYYALFGVAGALAYRAINTLDSMLGYRDEYHRHIGYASAKLDTIANYIPARLTALAMILAAWMLGLDWRNAVRIMLRDRHKTPSINSGYPMSVVAGALRVRLEKIGYYRLGDGIEAITFEHCRLALRVMKLSSMLFIASVVLPLLIVHALL; translated from the coding sequence ATGGAGTTACTTCAAGTATTGCAGCAAGTACTGATGCTGATTGAACATCAGATACAGCAGCAGCAACTCATCATGTATCTTATCATACTTGTTGGTGCACTATTGCTAGATCTATGCGTTGGAGAATATCCAACAAGGTTGCATCCTACAGTATGGATTGGTAGAGTAATCTCGCTATTCAAGTCAAGGTTGAAGCATGGTTCAAAGGTAAGAGAGTATGTTAATGGCCTCATATTTGCTGTAGCATTGGTTGTAGTTGTATACCTGTTAGCATATAATGCATTATCCATCCTAGAAGCTAATAGCATAGCAATGATGATCATAGCATCCATACTCTTGCTGAAGAGTACATTTGCTATAAGGGCTATGGAGGAGCATGCTAATGTTGTTATTAACTCTCTTATGCGCAACGATATAGCAGGAGCAAGGTACAGTGTATCAATGATAGTTGGTAGAGATACATCAAGCCTAGATGAGGAGCATATACTCTCAGCAACTATAGAGAGTATAGGGGAAAGTACAGTAGATGGTATAACAGCACCACTCTTCTACTATGCACTGTTTGGAGTAGCAGGGGCACTAGCATATAGGGCAATAAACACACTAGACTCAATGCTTGGATACAGGGATGAGTACCATAGGCATATAGGCTATGCATCTGCAAAGTTAGATACCATAGCAAACTACATACCTGCTAGGCTAACAGCACTAGCAATGATCCTAGCAGCATGGATGCTAGGGCTTGACTGGAGGAATGCCGTAAGGATCATGCTTAGGGATAGGCATAAAACACCAAGCATCAACTCTGGCTATCCAATGTCTGTAGTTGCTGGAGCATTAAGGGTAAGGTTAGAGAAGATAGGCTACTATAGGCTTGGTGATGGAATAGAGGCTATAACATTTGAGCACTGTAGGTTAGCATTGAGGGTTATGAAGTTAAGCAGTATGCTATTCATAGCAAGTGTAGTACTCCCATTGCTTATAGTGCATGCATTGTTATAG
- the cobS gene encoding adenosylcobinamide-GDP ribazoletransferase yields MGIIDVLSSLISFLSIIPIPKRKTYDIEYIAGYMFLFPIVGVLIGAIIGIVALLLSLAISNGMIVALLVIAIMLVITGMHHTDALADFADGIMAKGSREDKIKALRDPAIGAAGASILIMYILGLFIALSMLDGLSILRAIVVSECIAKYSMVLQASMGRVAWEGMGAPFVRAMKGKECRGVNWSRLIIATITTVGVAYATLEQIGVYAIIGSTAIAMLLLAIANRNFGGVSGDLFGATNELSRLTSLLVIGGMI; encoded by the coding sequence ATGGGTATAATAGATGTACTATCTTCCCTAATATCATTCCTTAGCATAATACCTATACCTAAACGTAAAACATACGATATAGAGTATATTGCAGGCTATATGTTCCTCTTCCCAATAGTTGGGGTACTGATAGGTGCAATTATAGGCATAGTAGCACTCCTACTCTCACTTGCCATATCTAATGGGATGATCGTTGCATTGCTAGTTATAGCAATAATGCTAGTGATCACTGGCATGCACCATACAGATGCCTTGGCAGACTTTGCAGATGGGATCATGGCTAAGGGTAGTAGAGAGGATAAGATAAAAGCGTTAAGGGATCCAGCAATAGGTGCTGCTGGTGCATCGATCCTCATCATGTACATCCTTGGGCTCTTCATAGCATTAAGCATGCTCGATGGTTTGAGCATACTAAGAGCAATTGTTGTTAGTGAGTGTATAGCAAAGTACTCAATGGTGCTACAGGCATCCATGGGTAGGGTTGCATGGGAGGGTATGGGCGCACCATTCGTAAGGGCTATGAAGGGCAAGGAGTGTAGGGGTGTCAACTGGTCAAGGCTGATCATAGCAACCATAACTACTGTAGGTGTAGCATATGCTACCTTGGAGCAGATAGGTGTATATGCAATTATAGGCTCTACTGCTATAGCAATGCTACTCCTTGCTATAGCAAACAGGAACTTTGGGGGTGTATCTGGAGATCTCTTTGGTGCAACAAATGAGTTATCTAGGCTAACATCCCTACTTGTAATTGGTGGTATGATATGA
- a CDS encoding NTP transferase domain-containing protein, protein MIAVVMAGGRGSRLAMGEKPLVKINGKPMISYVIDALLYSRCFNAITVAVSNNTIRTKRYIMDEYVNGSDHGSGLSKSKGYSNCKVMLVDTPADGYVVDLNSLILASRGHDYEYEDGYYNLFITPADLPLLDEHIVRHIVEIAGSGRYSSAWLAVMTSKAFLTSLGLSCNGCIESNGSVLCYTGISIINTRGVEKVPAIVDEEYIILDDARVAVNVNTLEDLKVAESLSKYCIGKG, encoded by the coding sequence ATGATTGCAGTTGTAATGGCTGGGGGGAGGGGCTCTAGGCTTGCAATGGGCGAGAAGCCATTGGTCAAGATCAATGGTAAACCAATGATCTCATATGTGATAGATGCACTGCTATACTCTAGATGCTTCAATGCTATAACAGTTGCAGTTAGCAACAACACCATTAGAACCAAGAGGTATATTATGGATGAGTATGTGAATGGATCTGATCATGGTAGTGGGCTAAGCAAGAGCAAAGGTTACAGTAACTGCAAGGTAATGTTGGTTGATACACCTGCAGATGGTTATGTCGTTGATCTTAACTCACTCATCCTAGCCTCTAGGGGTCATGATTATGAGTATGAAGATGGATATTACAATCTCTTCATAACACCAGCAGACCTCCCACTGTTGGATGAGCATATAGTGAGGCATATAGTTGAGATTGCAGGTAGTGGAAGGTACAGTAGTGCATGGCTAGCAGTTATGACAAGCAAAGCATTCCTAACCTCCCTAGGCTTATCCTGCAATGGGTGTATAGAGAGCAATGGTTCAGTATTATGCTATACAGGCATCAGCATAATCAATACAAGAGGTGTTGAAAAGGTACCAGCAATTGTAGATGAGGAGTATATCATCCTGGATGATGCAAGGGTTGCAGTTAACGTCAACACGCTTGAGGATCTGAAGGTTGCAGAATCACTCAGCAAGTACTGCATTGGTAAGGGATAG
- a CDS encoding 50S ribosomal protein L44e translates to MKVPKEINTYCPRCKKHTVHTISLYKKGKERGTAWGVRRHEEEKKGYGGQKYPEQKRTAKTTKKQLLKFKCKDCGYTLQRHGIRLRKVEIAA, encoded by the coding sequence ATGAAGGTACCAAAGGAGATAAACACATACTGCCCTAGGTGCAAGAAGCATACCGTACATACCATCTCACTATACAAGAAGGGTAAGGAGAGGGGTACTGCATGGGGTGTTAGGAGGCATGAGGAGGAGAAGAAGGGCTATGGAGGTCAGAAGTATCCAGAGCAGAAGAGGACAGCAAAGACAACCAAGAAGCAACTCCTCAAGTTCAAGTGCAAGGACTGTGGGTATACACTGCAGAGACATGGCATAAGGCTCAGGAAGGTTGAGATAGCTGCATGA
- the thsB gene encoding thermosome subunit beta: MAIPVTTAGGTVPVLILKEGAKETRGREAQRNNITAAKLVAEIVKTSLGPRGMDKMLVDTLGDVTITNDGATILKEMDVQHPAAKMMVEISKATDNEVGDGTTSVVVLAGALLEKAEELINKDVHPTIIVDGYNMALEKALQVLDDVSIKVEPLDKRTLRKIALTTLASKLVAEESGYLADLVIDAVLTVAEKKDGKYKVDIDNIKVEKKAGESLHDTQLIRGIVLDKEVVHGGMPKRVEKAKIALINAPLEIEKTEFDAKIRINSPEQMKLFLEEENRMLKSMVDKIVATGANVVICQKGIDDMAQHYLAKAGVLAVRRVKESDMYKLAKATGARVVTNIEELSPSDLGYADLVEERKVETDKWVFIEGCKDPRAVTILIRGGSQRVVDEADRSIHDAIMVVKDVVENPAIVAGGGSIEAYIAKELRSWASTLPGREQLAAIRFAEALEVIPLTLAENAGMDPIDTMTELRSKQNKGSKWTGVDVKNTQVADMYKLEVLEPAVVKSQIMKAATEAAIMILRIDDVIAAAKAEMPKGGKGSEGEEGAGGEGMGGME, encoded by the coding sequence TTGGCTATACCAGTAACAACAGCAGGGGGTACTGTACCAGTTCTGATACTGAAGGAGGGTGCGAAGGAGACTAGAGGTAGAGAGGCACAGAGGAACAACATAACAGCAGCAAAGTTGGTAGCAGAGATTGTGAAGACCAGTTTAGGGCCAAGGGGAATGGATAAGATGCTTGTTGATACCCTAGGCGATGTTACAATAACAAATGATGGCGCTACAATACTGAAGGAGATGGATGTTCAGCATCCAGCAGCAAAGATGATGGTTGAGATATCAAAGGCTACAGATAATGAGGTTGGTGATGGTACAACATCTGTAGTTGTTCTTGCTGGAGCATTACTTGAGAAGGCTGAAGAACTGATAAACAAGGATGTTCATCCTACAATAATAGTTGATGGGTATAATATGGCACTAGAGAAGGCACTGCAGGTACTTGATGATGTTAGCATAAAGGTTGAACCTTTGGATAAGAGAACTCTAAGGAAGATAGCCCTAACAACCCTAGCATCAAAGCTTGTTGCTGAGGAGAGTGGGTACCTTGCTGATCTTGTTATAGATGCAGTACTTACAGTTGCTGAGAAGAAGGATGGCAAGTACAAGGTTGATATAGATAACATAAAGGTTGAGAAGAAGGCTGGTGAGTCTCTACATGATACACAACTGATAAGGGGTATAGTACTTGACAAGGAAGTAGTGCATGGAGGGATGCCAAAGAGGGTAGAGAAGGCAAAGATCGCTCTCATCAATGCTCCATTAGAGATAGAGAAGACAGAGTTTGATGCCAAGATAAGGATAAACAGTCCAGAGCAGATGAAGCTCTTCCTTGAGGAGGAGAATAGGATGCTGAAGAGCATGGTAGATAAGATAGTTGCTACAGGCGCAAACGTTGTGATATGCCAGAAGGGTATAGATGATATGGCTCAACACTATCTAGCAAAGGCTGGAGTACTAGCAGTAAGGAGGGTTAAGGAGTCAGATATGTACAAGTTAGCAAAGGCAACTGGTGCAAGGGTTGTTACAAACATTGAGGAGCTATCTCCATCAGATCTAGGTTATGCTGACCTTGTTGAGGAGAGGAAGGTTGAGACTGATAAATGGGTATTCATTGAAGGATGCAAGGATCCTAGAGCAGTTACTATACTGATAAGGGGAGGATCACAGAGGGTTGTTGATGAGGCTGATAGAAGCATACATGATGCAATAATGGTTGTAAAGGATGTTGTTGAGAACCCTGCAATAGTGGCTGGAGGGGGTAGTATAGAGGCTTATATAGCGAAGGAGTTAAGGTCATGGGCAAGTACCCTTCCTGGAAGGGAGCAACTAGCAGCAATAAGGTTCGCTGAAGCACTTGAGGTTATACCATTAACGCTAGCAGAGAATGCTGGCATGGACCCAATAGATACGATGACTGAGTTGAGGTCAAAGCAGAACAAGGGCTCAAAGTGGACTGGTGTTGATGTTAAGAATACACAGGTAGCAGATATGTACAAGTTGGAGGTTCTCGAGCCTGCTGTTGTCAAGTCACAGATTATGAAGGCAGCTACTGAGGCAGCGATAATGATACTACGCATAGATGATGTTATAGCAGCAGCAAAGGCTGAGATGCCAAAGGGAGGCAAGGGTAGTGAAGGTGAGGAAGGTGCTGGTGGCGAAGGTATGGGCGGTATGGAGTAG
- a CDS encoding carbohydrate kinase family protein has product MDLGIDLPSALKNIGYTVAMHDFFIDRIVRLGGISPDGLLSSMKGKIEAGGGSIRGIEQVEMKGGNAVNLAYALAMLDARCKLVTVADDYGRMMLRHTFTGLSNVDLILLNGKQGYTVSLEFVDGSRVANVMLSDLGDNAYFGADRLEGLEGVLSNAACIAVVNWTSNMKGTELAEKAFSTSSRALHFIDPADLGGRGKEFADAILEGRFRLDVLSMNENEARIVANTLELEPLPYNYSMDDVARLCRGIASTLAIRVDLHTPICSATSDGKDHEEVRAFKVDPRIATGAGDVWDAADILGYLCKMDDHTRLLFANASAAYYVKNAIAPTLDDVLSLVSSMGNE; this is encoded by the coding sequence TTGGATCTGGGTATTGATCTCCCATCTGCTCTAAAGAATATAGGCTATACAGTTGCTATGCATGACTTCTTCATAGACAGGATAGTTAGGCTAGGAGGAATCTCTCCAGATGGTTTGCTCTCAAGCATGAAGGGTAAGATTGAGGCAGGAGGTGGTAGCATAAGGGGGATTGAGCAGGTTGAGATGAAGGGAGGGAATGCTGTAAACCTTGCATATGCATTAGCAATGTTAGATGCAAGATGCAAGTTGGTAACAGTTGCAGATGATTATGGTAGAATGATGTTAAGGCATACGTTCACAGGTTTAAGCAATGTAGATCTCATCCTGTTGAATGGGAAGCAGGGTTACACAGTATCCTTAGAATTTGTTGATGGTTCAAGAGTAGCAAATGTTATGTTAAGCGATCTTGGAGATAATGCATACTTTGGTGCTGATAGGCTTGAAGGGCTTGAAGGTGTGCTTAGCAATGCAGCATGTATAGCAGTGGTTAACTGGACAAGCAACATGAAGGGTACTGAACTTGCAGAGAAGGCATTCAGCACATCCAGCAGAGCACTACACTTCATAGATCCAGCAGATCTAGGAGGAAGGGGTAAGGAGTTTGCTGATGCGATACTTGAAGGAAGGTTCAGGCTAGATGTTCTAAGCATGAATGAGAATGAGGCTAGGATAGTTGCTAATACATTAGAACTTGAACCATTGCCATACAACTACTCCATGGATGATGTTGCTAGACTCTGCAGAGGTATCGCTTCTACACTTGCCATAAGGGTTGATCTTCACACACCTATATGCTCAGCAACATCAGATGGCAAGGATCATGAAGAGGTTAGAGCATTCAAGGTTGATCCAAGGATAGCAACCGGGGCAGGGGATGTGTGGGATGCTGCTGATATACTAGGCTATCTCTGCAAGATGGATGATCATACAAGGTTATTGTTTGCAAATGCATCTGCAGCATACTATGTTAAGAATGCAATAGCACCAACACTGGATGATGTATTGAGTCTTGTAAGTAGTATGGGTAATGAGTAA
- the guaA gene encoding glutamine-hydrolyzing GMP synthase encodes MDKIVVLDFGSQYAHLICRRIREQGVYAELVSYKIDADTLAGMSPKGIIFSGGPASVYEDGAPLCDRRILTLGIPILGICYGHQILVHMLGGVVKRAKREYGSAELIVDDGKDLFMGIKQRMRCWMSHGDAAESLPEGFSILAHTESSFAAAVADRARKVYGLQFHPEVAHTEHGSDILRNFAVRICNARQEWSMSNFIDNAVNDIRSKVKEGERVLAAVSGGIDSTVTALLVHRAVGDRLTCIFINHGLLREGEEDEVLDMFNTLGIKPIYIDASSRFLTRLKDVEDPEVKRLIIGEEFARVFDDAVKEHGPFHWLAQGTLYPDVIESGVSISREAATIKSHHNVAGLPKWLNLKVLEPLRQLYKDEVRQVARLLGVPEHMVKRHPFPGPGLAVRIIGKVTEEKLRICKRASRIVEEELARAGLYDKVWQAFAIVGDDRAVGVLGDGRVYGHIVSIRVVESVDAMTADWAKLPYELLARISNRITNEVEGVTWVTYAISSKPPATIEPQ; translated from the coding sequence ATGGATAAGATAGTTGTACTTGACTTTGGTTCACAGTATGCCCATCTTATATGCAGAAGGATAAGGGAGCAGGGTGTATATGCTGAGTTGGTATCTTACAAGATAGATGCTGATACCCTAGCAGGTATGAGCCCAAAGGGTATAATCTTCTCAGGTGGACCAGCAAGTGTTTATGAGGATGGTGCACCATTATGTGATAGAAGGATACTCACCCTAGGCATACCCATACTTGGCATATGCTATGGGCACCAGATACTTGTGCATATGCTTGGAGGGGTTGTGAAGAGAGCAAAGAGGGAGTACGGTAGTGCTGAACTCATAGTAGATGATGGTAAAGACCTATTCATGGGTATAAAGCAGAGGATGAGGTGCTGGATGAGCCATGGTGATGCTGCTGAATCACTACCAGAAGGGTTCAGTATACTTGCCCATACAGAGAGTTCGTTTGCTGCAGCAGTAGCTGATAGGGCAAGGAAAGTATACGGTCTGCAGTTCCATCCAGAGGTTGCCCATACGGAGCATGGGAGCGATATACTGAGAAACTTTGCAGTAAGGATATGCAATGCAAGGCAGGAGTGGAGCATGAGTAACTTCATAGATAATGCTGTTAATGATATAAGGAGTAAGGTTAAGGAAGGGGAGAGGGTACTTGCTGCAGTGAGTGGTGGTATAGACTCTACTGTTACAGCACTACTTGTGCATAGGGCAGTAGGGGATAGACTAACATGCATATTCATCAACCATGGGCTGCTTAGAGAGGGAGAGGAGGATGAAGTTCTTGATATGTTCAATACTCTAGGGATAAAGCCTATCTACATAGATGCTAGTAGTAGGTTTCTTACAAGGCTAAAGGATGTTGAGGATCCAGAGGTAAAGAGGCTGATCATAGGGGAGGAGTTTGCTAGAGTATTTGATGATGCGGTTAAGGAGCATGGTCCATTCCATTGGCTTGCTCAAGGCACACTCTACCCAGATGTTATAGAGAGCGGGGTATCAATATCAAGGGAAGCAGCAACCATCAAGTCACACCACAACGTTGCTGGACTTCCCAAATGGTTGAACCTCAAGGTATTAGAGCCTTTGAGGCAACTCTACAAGGATGAGGTTAGACAGGTAGCAAGGCTTCTAGGTGTGCCAGAGCATATGGTGAAGAGGCATCCATTCCCAGGACCAGGGCTTGCTGTTAGGATAATAGGCAAGGTTACTGAGGAGAAGTTGAGGATATGTAAGAGAGCAAGCAGGATAGTTGAGGAGGAACTTGCTAGAGCAGGGTTATATGATAAGGTGTGGCAGGCATTTGCAATTGTAGGTGATGATAGGGCTGTAGGGGTGCTAGGTGATGGCAGGGTATATGGGCATATAGTGAGCATAAGGGTTGTAGAGTCTGTAGATGCAATGACTGCAGACTGGGCAAAGTTACCCTATGAACTCCTAGCAAGGATAAGCAATAGGATAACCAATGAGGTTGAAGGGGTTACATGGGTAACATATGCTATATCAAGCAAGCCACCAGCAACCATAGAGCCGCAATAA
- a CDS encoding 6-hydroxymethylpterin diphosphokinase MptE-like protein: MKWEEWVVWYNRIKDALNYSIVDDSSAATLLSTLIKDKALDLERLRTVIEGKDVIVFGAGPSLLESLSSICSSDPSTHARIRSRFVFIAADGASRALIEHGIRPDVVVTDLDGDHEYLLCADALGSIMVVHAHGDNINLIKFLVPLLRNIICTTQVRPLHNVHNFGGFTDGDRAVFIADAMGARSITLAGMDLGSVIGQYSKPKPYPVNSSVKVVKMKFAKQLLEHLASQTNARLYNLSPSSIEGFTNIAYEDLLQIKD; the protein is encoded by the coding sequence ATGAAGTGGGAGGAGTGGGTTGTGTGGTATAATAGGATAAAGGATGCATTGAACTACAGTATAGTTGATGATAGCAGTGCAGCAACCCTGCTCTCAACCTTGATCAAAGATAAAGCGTTGGATCTAGAAAGGTTAAGAACAGTTATAGAAGGGAAGGATGTGATAGTGTTTGGTGCTGGTCCATCGCTTCTAGAGAGTTTAAGCAGTATCTGCTCATCAGATCCATCTACACATGCAAGGATAAGGAGTAGGTTTGTATTCATTGCTGCAGATGGTGCATCTAGAGCGCTAATAGAGCATGGCATAAGGCCAGATGTTGTGGTTACAGATCTTGATGGTGATCATGAATACTTGCTGTGTGCAGATGCTCTAGGCTCAATTATGGTTGTACATGCACATGGTGATAACATAAACCTTATCAAGTTTCTAGTGCCTCTATTAAGGAATATAATATGCACTACACAGGTTAGGCCATTGCATAACGTGCATAACTTTGGTGGGTTCACAGATGGGGATAGAGCAGTATTCATTGCAGATGCTATGGGTGCAAGGAGTATAACACTAGCAGGCATGGACCTTGGCAGTGTTATAGGCCAATACTCCAAGCCCAAGCCTTATCCTGTAAATAGCAGTGTAAAGGTTGTGAAGATGAAGTTTGCAAAGCAACTACTTGAGCATCTAGCCTCACAAACAAATGCAAGATTGTATAACCTCTCGCCCAGCAGTATAGAGGGCTTCACCAATATTGCATATGAAGATCTACTACAAATAAAGGATTAG
- the folP gene encoding dihydropteroate synthase, which produces MVRIMGIVNVSPESFYKGSVKVTEEDIARTVASMEEYGASIVDVGAMSTAPYLDTVVPVEEEIARLKHAIKVIKDSCSLTISVDTPRAKTADAALNAGATVINDVTGLKYDPDMARTAKEHSASVIVSAYSKHKVQGDVIATTLELLKESIDVAVDAGIDEDKIIVDPAIGFFREHGRHEFFTKLEGMTWLERDLAVVRRLRELKVLGKEVCVSPSRKSFIGRILNLDKPEDRLYGSLAVEAVCIINGADIIRTHNVKESIQVARVVEAIMGRCGW; this is translated from the coding sequence ATGGTCAGGATAATGGGTATAGTTAATGTGAGCCCAGAGTCGTTCTACAAAGGTTCGGTTAAGGTTACAGAGGAGGATATAGCAAGGACAGTAGCAAGCATGGAGGAGTATGGGGCAAGCATAGTAGATGTTGGTGCAATGTCAACTGCACCTTATCTGGATACAGTAGTGCCAGTTGAAGAGGAGATTGCAAGGCTAAAGCATGCTATAAAGGTGATAAAGGATAGTTGTAGTCTAACCATATCCGTAGATACCCCTAGGGCAAAGACTGCAGATGCTGCTCTAAATGCTGGAGCAACGGTAATCAATGATGTTACTGGTCTAAAGTATGATCCAGATATGGCTAGAACTGCTAAAGAGCATTCTGCCTCAGTGATAGTCTCAGCATACTCTAAGCATAAAGTGCAAGGTGATGTTATAGCAACAACGCTTGAACTATTGAAGGAGAGTATAGATGTTGCTGTTGATGCTGGTATAGATGAGGATAAGATAATAGTGGATCCAGCGATAGGGTTCTTCAGAGAGCATGGAAGGCATGAGTTCTTTACAAAGCTTGAAGGCATGACATGGCTTGAGAGGGATCTAGCAGTTGTAAGGAGGTTAAGGGAGTTGAAGGTATTAGGCAAGGAGGTATGCGTATCCCCATCAAGAAAGTCCTTCATAGGCAGGATCCTTAACTTGGATAAGCCAGAGGATAGGCTTTATGGTTCACTAGCAGTGGAGGCTGTATGCATAATTAATGGTGCAGATATAATTAGAACTCATAACGTTAAGGAGAGCATACAAGTAGCAAGGGTGGTGGAGGCTATAATGGGCAGGTGTGGATGGTAG